The following are encoded in a window of Mycobacteroides chelonae CCUG 47445 genomic DNA:
- a CDS encoding TetR/AcrR family transcriptional regulator — MIAAAIEVAGTMGVGGLTYRSVDAAANVPSGTTSNHFRTRDALLLGVIVEIEKLRRAFWRALVIEINPTTVADLVGIGTAYANGAVGMMSTRVRAYMALLMEGWSHPELREPLQRGRDAQIPRTLQLMRKVDPKTPELHAEIFQDYLTGIIYQQLANPSPNFNPRPGIEALLTGLVTPRVAQE; from the coding sequence GTGATCGCGGCCGCTATCGAGGTGGCGGGCACCATGGGGGTCGGGGGTCTTACGTATCGCTCGGTGGATGCGGCGGCGAACGTCCCGAGCGGTACTACGTCGAATCATTTCCGTACGCGCGATGCGCTGCTGCTGGGTGTCATTGTCGAGATCGAGAAACTTCGCCGGGCCTTCTGGCGGGCACTTGTCATCGAGATCAATCCGACGACAGTGGCTGATCTGGTCGGTATCGGCACCGCGTACGCCAACGGGGCTGTCGGAATGATGAGTACCCGGGTGCGTGCGTACATGGCGCTTCTCATGGAGGGATGGAGCCATCCCGAGCTGCGAGAGCCGCTGCAGCGGGGCCGGGATGCGCAGATTCCCCGGACACTGCAGCTCATGCGCAAAGTGGACCCGAAAACCCCTGAGCTGCATGCGGAAATCTTTCAGGACTATCTGACGGGCATCATCTACCAGCAGTTGGCCAACCCGTCGCCGAACTTCAATCCGCGTCCCGGGATTGAGGCATTGCTCACCGGCCTGGTGACGCCCCGGGTAGCGCAGGAATAG
- a CDS encoding MDR family MFS transporter, with protein MISVQRRNLIFVAVLLGMLLAALDGTIVATALPTVVADLGDAGHQSWVVTSYLLASTVATAVMGKFGDLFGRRAVFIACIVIFAAGSLLCGMAGSMAMLVGARAIQGLGSGGLMVTATALIGEIIPMRERGRYQGMLGAVFGVTTVIGPLLGGLFTDHLGWRWAFYINLPISVVVIVVAAAAIPALAKATRPVIDYWGIVLIGLGASALTLATSWGGTTYPWSSPVIIGLFVGAVAAIGVFVWVESHVSEPILPPRLFRDPVFTICCVLSFVVGFAMLGVMTYLPTFMQFVNGVSATVSGMRTLPMVAGMLITSTGTGILVGRTGKYKLYPVLGTATMAVALVLLSRMDNSTPFLLQSLYLLILGVGIGASMQVLTLIVQNTARFDDLGVATSGVTFFRTIGSSFGAAIFGSLFSNFLAREISSVNVPPEATASPQALHALPHDAAIPVINAYADSLDLVFLCATPVAVIGFVVALFLKEVPLRGTDSALAADMGEGFGMPNSFSPDKLLEIAISNAMRGFPHIGLHKLREHAGVSMPIAPLWALVQANRFLRATGSAEVSRIAQWYRIPPEVIAPAFNELVENGYALRTNDHVWLTDSGRQEVDKISEAINQYLVERLSRTPDFEDRADREQIQAALERISRRIVTDTDWRENPIPALPGASPGR; from the coding sequence ATGATCAGCGTGCAGCGCCGCAACCTCATCTTCGTCGCGGTCCTGCTCGGAATGCTCCTGGCCGCGCTGGACGGCACCATTGTCGCTACGGCCCTGCCCACCGTCGTCGCCGATCTCGGAGATGCCGGACACCAGTCGTGGGTGGTCACCAGCTATCTGCTGGCCTCCACCGTGGCCACCGCCGTCATGGGCAAGTTCGGTGATCTCTTCGGACGGCGCGCAGTCTTCATCGCCTGCATCGTCATCTTCGCTGCCGGATCGCTGCTCTGCGGTATGGCCGGATCCATGGCCATGTTGGTCGGTGCACGCGCGATTCAGGGCCTCGGCTCCGGTGGACTCATGGTGACGGCGACCGCCCTCATCGGCGAGATCATTCCCATGCGCGAGCGTGGCCGCTATCAGGGCATGCTCGGCGCGGTCTTCGGGGTGACGACCGTGATCGGCCCGCTATTGGGCGGACTGTTCACCGATCATCTGGGCTGGCGCTGGGCCTTCTACATCAACCTGCCCATCTCGGTGGTGGTGATCGTGGTCGCAGCCGCCGCCATCCCGGCTCTGGCCAAGGCGACTCGCCCCGTCATCGACTACTGGGGCATCGTGCTCATCGGATTGGGTGCCTCGGCACTGACACTGGCGACCAGCTGGGGTGGCACCACCTACCCCTGGTCCTCGCCGGTGATCATCGGACTGTTCGTCGGCGCGGTCGCCGCGATAGGCGTGTTTGTCTGGGTGGAATCCCATGTATCCGAACCGATCCTGCCGCCGCGGCTGTTCCGCGACCCGGTCTTCACGATCTGCTGCGTGCTGAGCTTTGTCGTTGGCTTTGCCATGCTCGGGGTGATGACATATCTCCCGACGTTCATGCAGTTCGTCAACGGTGTCTCGGCCACCGTGTCGGGTATGCGCACCCTGCCCATGGTGGCGGGCATGCTCATCACCTCCACCGGAACCGGCATCCTGGTAGGCCGCACCGGCAAGTACAAGCTGTACCCCGTACTCGGCACTGCCACCATGGCAGTCGCACTGGTGCTGCTGTCCAGGATGGACAACTCCACGCCGTTCCTGTTGCAGTCTCTGTATCTGCTCATTCTGGGTGTGGGCATCGGCGCCTCGATGCAGGTACTCACCCTCATTGTGCAGAACACGGCCCGATTCGACGATCTGGGCGTCGCGACCTCCGGTGTGACGTTCTTCCGCACCATCGGCAGCTCATTCGGCGCCGCGATATTCGGGTCACTGTTCTCCAATTTCCTTGCACGCGAAATCAGCTCGGTGAACGTGCCACCCGAGGCCACCGCGTCACCGCAGGCGCTGCACGCGCTGCCGCACGATGCCGCGATACCGGTCATCAACGCCTACGCCGACTCACTGGACCTTGTGTTCCTCTGCGCCACACCTGTTGCCGTCATCGGATTCGTCGTGGCGCTGTTCCTCAAAGAGGTCCCACTGCGCGGGACCGATTCGGCCCTGGCCGCCGATATGGGCGAGGGCTTCGGCATGCCCAACTCGTTCTCACCAGACAAACTGCTGGAGATCGCGATCAGCAATGCCATGCGCGGATTCCCACACATCGGCCTGCACAAGCTGCGCGAACACGCGGGTGTGTCGATGCCCATCGCGCCGCTGTGGGCCCTGGTGCAGGCCAACCGCTTCCTGCGTGCCACCGGGTCTGCCGAGGTGTCCCGAATCGCGCAGTGGTACCGGATACCGCCGGAGGTCATCGCCCCCGCCTTCAACGAGCTCGTCGAGAACGGGTACGCCTTACGCACCAACGACCATGTCTGGCTCACCGATTCCGGACGCCAGGAAGTCGACAAGATCAGCGAGGCGATCAATCAGTACTTGGTCGAACGACTCTCCCGCACACCTGATTTCGAGGATCGGGCAGATCGCGAACAGATTCAGGCAGCACTGGAACGCATTTCACGGCGAATTGTCACCGACACCGATTGGCGCGAGAACCCTATTCCTGCGCTACCCGGGGCGTCACCAGGCCGGTGA
- a CDS encoding SRPBCC family protein has protein sequence MAAKLNSSIDVPLPPQEAWEHASDLRRFDEWLSVHTAWRSALPETLETGTVIDSIVCVKGMYNRVRWTLKKYDPPTGLSLEGQGRGGVKVKLRVTITPKGPGSVVDFTLHLGGPAMFGPIGAVVAAALRSDIDASLSKFVQVFASAS, from the coding sequence GTGGCAGCCAAACTGAATTCCTCCATCGATGTGCCCCTCCCTCCGCAGGAGGCTTGGGAGCACGCCTCGGATCTGCGGCGTTTCGATGAATGGCTGAGTGTTCACACCGCATGGCGCAGCGCGTTGCCCGAGACGCTGGAAACGGGCACGGTGATCGATTCGATCGTGTGTGTGAAAGGCATGTACAACCGGGTCAGATGGACCCTTAAGAAGTACGACCCTCCGACGGGACTGTCGCTGGAGGGACAGGGCAGGGGTGGCGTGAAGGTCAAGCTCCGGGTGACGATCACCCCGAAGGGGCCGGGTTCGGTCGTCGACTTCACCCTGCATTTGGGTGGCCCCGCGATGTTCGGCCCGATTGGTGCGGTGGTCGCGGCAGCGTTGCGCAGTGACATCGACGCCTCGCTGTCGAAGTTTGTTCAAGTTTTTGCATCTGCCTCGTAA
- the yaaA gene encoding peroxide stress protein YaaA, producing MIVLLPPSETKREGGDHVPLRLDKLATPSLNPVRTALVDELVALAADPPACRKALGISASQDAEIQRNAELRVSPTMPALQRYTGVLYDALDVTSLRGASATRARERLAVGSALFGLLRADDPVPAYRLSASSKLPGKPSLSARWKPVLEPVLAELAADELVVDLRSGSYAGLGRIPQAVTVDCLTEHPDGRRTVITHFNKAHKGKLARILAGSRAEPNDATSVAAVARRAGLHIERDGNTLTIIVSQ from the coding sequence GTGATCGTGTTGCTGCCACCCTCAGAAACCAAACGCGAAGGTGGAGATCATGTTCCTCTGCGCCTGGACAAGCTGGCCACACCGTCGCTGAATCCGGTGCGCACGGCACTCGTCGACGAACTTGTCGCCCTTGCCGCCGACCCTCCGGCATGCCGGAAGGCGCTGGGCATCTCGGCCTCTCAGGATGCGGAAATCCAGCGCAATGCCGAGCTGCGGGTCTCCCCCACCATGCCTGCCCTGCAGCGGTACACCGGTGTGCTGTACGACGCCCTGGACGTGACGTCTCTGCGCGGCGCCTCCGCAACGCGTGCACGCGAACGCCTCGCCGTCGGCTCGGCGCTGTTCGGGCTGCTACGCGCTGATGATCCGGTGCCTGCCTATCGGTTGTCGGCCTCGTCCAAGCTGCCCGGAAAGCCGTCGTTGTCCGCCCGCTGGAAGCCAGTACTGGAGCCGGTGTTGGCGGAGCTGGCCGCCGACGAACTGGTGGTGGACCTACGCTCGGGTTCGTACGCGGGATTGGGGCGAATCCCGCAGGCGGTAACCGTTGATTGCCTCACCGAGCATCCCGACGGGCGACGTACGGTAATCACCCATTTCAACAAGGCGCACAAGGGAAAGCTGGCACGTATCCTCGCCGGCAGCCGAGCCGAACCCAATGACGCCACCTCAGTGGCTGCGGTTGCCCGTCGCGCCGGACTTCACATCGAACGCGACGGCAACACGCTTACGATCATCGTCAGTCAGTAG
- a CDS encoding antitoxin, whose amino-acid sequence MADFKGLIDKLKSLLAGNKDKVNQAVDKVGDAIDSKTGGKYSAVVDKVQDAAKGAVEKVEGAAAPKDGDAQ is encoded by the coding sequence ATGGCTGATTTCAAGGGCCTCATCGACAAGCTCAAGAGCCTGTTGGCGGGCAACAAGGACAAGGTGAACCAGGCCGTCGACAAGGTCGGCGACGCCATCGATTCCAAGACCGGTGGCAAGTACTCGGCAGTGGTGGACAAGGTGCAGGACGCCGCCAAGGGTGCGGTCGAGAAGGTTGAAGGGGCCGCAGCTCCTAAGGACGGCGACGCTCAGTAA
- the adh gene encoding aldehyde dehydrogenase, with the protein MKHAAPGTEGSAVAFAPRYENFIGGEWVAPSDGQYFDDSSPIDGKVFTQVARSTAPDIDKALDAAHAAAEAWGNTSAAERSNTLLRIADRMEQNIERLAVAETWDNGKPIRESLNADIPLAIDHFRYFAGVLRAQEGSISEIDHDTVAYHFHEPLGVVGQIIPWNFPLLMAVWKLAPALAAGNCVVLKPAEQTPASILVLMELIADLLPPGIVNVVNGFGVEAGKPLASSPRIAKIAFTGETTTGRLIMQYATENIIPVTLELGGKSPNIFMPDVMAADDAFLDKALEGFTMFALNQGEVCTCPSRALVHSSIYDEFIARAVARVEAIVSGDPLDEDTMIGAQASNDQYEKILSYIDIGRKEGAQVLTGGDARKVADYPDGAYVQPTVFAGTNNMRIFQEEIFGPVLSVTKFDSLDEALKIANDTLYGLGAGVWSRDMTNAYRLGRGIKAGRVWTNCYHQYPAHAAFGGYKKSGIGRENHKMMLDHYQQTKNLLVSYSPDAAGFF; encoded by the coding sequence ATGAAGCATGCAGCACCCGGAACCGAAGGCAGCGCAGTCGCTTTCGCGCCCCGGTACGAGAACTTCATCGGTGGGGAGTGGGTTGCCCCGTCGGATGGCCAGTACTTCGACGATTCCTCGCCGATCGACGGCAAGGTGTTCACTCAGGTCGCCCGCAGTACCGCTCCGGACATCGACAAGGCGCTGGACGCCGCCCACGCCGCGGCCGAGGCATGGGGTAACACGTCAGCGGCCGAGCGGTCCAACACGCTGCTCAGGATCGCCGACCGCATGGAACAAAACATCGAGCGACTCGCTGTCGCGGAAACCTGGGATAACGGCAAGCCGATTCGCGAGAGCCTCAATGCCGATATACCGCTGGCGATCGACCACTTCCGCTACTTCGCCGGAGTGCTGCGCGCTCAGGAGGGATCGATCTCAGAGATCGACCACGACACCGTGGCCTACCACTTCCATGAGCCGTTGGGGGTTGTCGGCCAGATCATTCCGTGGAACTTCCCGTTGTTGATGGCCGTCTGGAAGCTGGCGCCGGCGCTGGCGGCAGGAAACTGTGTGGTTCTCAAGCCCGCCGAGCAGACGCCTGCCTCGATCCTGGTGCTCATGGAGCTGATCGCCGACCTACTCCCGCCGGGAATCGTCAATGTGGTCAATGGGTTTGGCGTCGAGGCCGGCAAGCCGCTGGCCTCCAGTCCGCGTATCGCCAAGATCGCCTTCACGGGTGAGACCACCACCGGGCGCCTCATCATGCAGTACGCGACCGAGAACATCATCCCCGTCACCCTGGAACTTGGGGGCAAGAGCCCCAACATCTTCATGCCCGACGTGATGGCCGCCGATGACGCGTTCCTGGACAAGGCGCTCGAAGGCTTCACCATGTTCGCTCTCAATCAGGGTGAGGTATGCACGTGTCCCTCACGGGCGCTGGTGCATTCGTCCATCTACGACGAGTTCATCGCGCGTGCGGTCGCGCGGGTCGAAGCCATCGTGAGCGGGGATCCGCTCGATGAGGACACCATGATCGGTGCGCAAGCCAGTAACGATCAGTACGAAAAGATCTTGTCCTACATCGATATTGGGCGAAAAGAGGGCGCGCAGGTGCTCACCGGTGGGGACGCCCGAAAGGTTGCCGACTACCCGGATGGCGCCTACGTCCAGCCGACCGTGTTCGCCGGTACCAACAACATGCGCATCTTCCAGGAAGAAATCTTCGGCCCGGTGCTCTCCGTGACGAAGTTCGACTCACTGGACGAGGCGCTGAAGATTGCCAATGACACGCTGTACGGCCTTGGCGCCGGGGTGTGGTCGCGCGATATGACCAACGCCTACCGGCTGGGCCGCGGTATCAAGGCGGGCCGGGTATGGACAAACTGCTATCACCAGTACCCGGCGCACGCCGCGTTCGGCGGTTACAAGAAATCCGGTATCGGGCGTGAGAACCACAAAATGATGCTCGACCACTACCAGCAGACCAAGAACCTCTTGGTGAGCTACTCGCCCGACGCCGCGGGCTTCTTCTGA
- a CDS encoding lipase family protein produces the protein MLSDAPLSLAPDLDAVADGHLIRYMSTSGATGTPTEVTGVVFSPKGQPPQQGWPIVSVGHGTTGLDDQCAVSRAPDLRGYIWLVRNLTKRGWVVAITDYEGLGVPGPHPYLEPRSEGFNVVDAARAAMSLIPGSSTTWAAIGASQGGQATWAAAELAGDYAPELDFVGAANLSPAADLTEMATHVGDGRYDWSQLSMMPTLLTGLSVTVPELKPENFLHGSFQDNPHDKALLLGCHNGLDPARAAAIGRLRANDFHGTTPQDAEIFARALKRISLPLGPASGPMLVYAGGADRLIDARWIHAAVRRACALGDTVQEIVAPGKGHVDPEGERLGVQWIADRFAGIPAPSNC, from the coding sequence GTGCTTTCCGATGCGCCGTTGTCGCTGGCTCCGGATCTGGACGCCGTCGCCGACGGCCACCTCATCCGCTATATGTCGACCTCGGGTGCCACCGGTACCCCGACTGAGGTGACCGGTGTCGTCTTTTCACCGAAAGGTCAACCTCCACAACAAGGTTGGCCCATTGTGTCGGTGGGTCACGGCACCACCGGTCTGGATGACCAGTGCGCGGTCTCGCGTGCTCCCGATCTGCGCGGCTACATCTGGTTGGTGCGCAACCTCACCAAGCGCGGCTGGGTGGTGGCCATCACGGATTACGAGGGGCTGGGTGTGCCGGGCCCACATCCATATCTGGAGCCGCGATCCGAGGGATTCAACGTCGTCGACGCGGCGCGTGCCGCGATGTCGCTGATTCCGGGGTCGTCGACGACATGGGCGGCGATTGGTGCGTCCCAGGGTGGTCAGGCGACCTGGGCGGCCGCCGAGCTCGCGGGCGATTACGCCCCGGAACTGGACTTTGTGGGTGCGGCCAACCTGTCCCCGGCGGCAGATCTGACCGAGATGGCGACGCATGTCGGTGACGGACGGTACGACTGGAGCCAGCTCTCGATGATGCCCACTCTGCTCACGGGGCTCTCGGTCACCGTCCCTGAGCTGAAGCCGGAGAACTTCCTGCACGGATCGTTTCAGGACAACCCGCACGACAAGGCACTGCTGCTGGGATGTCATAACGGGCTGGATCCAGCGCGGGCCGCGGCCATAGGTAGATTGCGCGCCAACGATTTTCACGGCACCACCCCGCAGGATGCGGAGATTTTCGCGCGCGCGTTGAAGCGGATCTCGCTGCCGTTGGGGCCGGCTTCTGGCCCGATGCTCGTCTACGCGGGTGGGGCTGATCGGCTGATCGACGCACGCTGGATCCACGCTGCGGTGCGGCGAGCCTGTGCATTGGGCGACACCGTCCAGGAGATCGTGGCGCCCGGTAAGGGACATGTGGACCCCGAAGGGGAGCGGCTGGGGGTGCAGTGGATCGCGGATCGGTTTGCCGGGATTCCGGCTCCCAGTAACTGCTAG
- a CDS encoding PaaI family thioesterase, translated as MTREDLPTDQFPGYLGIESVSLQDDRVTAELPIRGELFAPNGFVHAAAIVGLADTLCGYGCLASLPEGATGFTTIELKTNFLGTARGGKLTGTAVPVHRGRSTQLWDATVTSDDGRTLAVFRCTQLVLWPRG; from the coding sequence ATGACACGCGAAGACCTTCCGACCGATCAGTTTCCCGGCTACTTGGGTATCGAGTCCGTATCGCTTCAAGACGACCGGGTTACCGCGGAGCTTCCGATCCGGGGTGAGCTTTTCGCCCCGAACGGGTTCGTTCATGCCGCCGCGATAGTCGGGCTCGCGGACACGTTGTGTGGGTACGGATGCCTGGCCTCTTTACCGGAGGGGGCGACCGGATTCACCACCATCGAGCTGAAGACCAACTTCCTGGGCACCGCGCGCGGCGGAAAGCTCACCGGGACCGCTGTGCCGGTTCATCGTGGGCGATCGACTCAGCTCTGGGACGCCACCGTGACCTCCGATGATGGGCGCACGCTGGCCGTGTTCCGGTGCACCCAGCTGGTGTTGTGGCCGCGCGGATGA
- a CDS encoding class I SAM-dependent methyltransferase, translating to MLGRVTDRVKITLSGAPETMLATLYGRAQDAVSPNSVLHDHYAAEAVARIDYDFSKTKIKGTQAIGVALRARQLDVWTSEFLAAHREATVLHLACGLDTRIFRINPPETVRWIDVDYPDIIALRRALLPERGGDYRMVGSSVTEEAWLDDIPADRPTLAVFEGLTMYLTPAEGQSLIRRITGRFPSGQLTFDCYGSIGITLQKLVPAVRNAGATLHWGIDDPGQIEALHPGLQCLDDLRSTDVAGEEHLPLSGRIQMKVISHIPALRDIGRIMRFFF from the coding sequence ATGTTGGGTCGAGTGACGGACCGCGTGAAAATCACGCTGAGCGGCGCTCCCGAGACCATGCTGGCCACCCTGTACGGCCGGGCACAGGACGCCGTGTCCCCGAATTCGGTTCTTCATGACCACTACGCGGCCGAGGCCGTCGCTCGTATCGACTATGACTTCTCCAAAACCAAGATCAAAGGAACCCAGGCGATCGGGGTGGCATTACGCGCCCGCCAACTCGACGTCTGGACCTCGGAGTTCCTCGCCGCACATCGCGAAGCGACGGTGCTACATCTGGCCTGCGGGCTGGACACCCGTATCTTCCGGATCAATCCGCCCGAGACGGTGCGCTGGATCGATGTCGACTACCCCGACATCATCGCGCTGCGGCGTGCGTTGCTCCCCGAACGCGGTGGCGACTATCGGATGGTGGGCAGCTCGGTCACCGAGGAGGCATGGCTGGACGATATCCCCGCAGATCGCCCCACGCTCGCAGTGTTCGAGGGTTTGACGATGTACCTGACGCCGGCCGAAGGACAGTCCCTGATCCGGCGGATCACCGGCCGATTCCCCAGCGGACAGCTGACTTTCGACTGTTACGGCAGCATCGGAATCACGCTGCAGAAGCTTGTCCCCGCGGTGCGCAACGCGGGTGCCACCCTGCACTGGGGTATCGACGACCCCGGCCAGATCGAGGCATTACATCCCGGGCTGCAGTGCCTCGACGACCTGCGCAGCACCGACGTGGCAGGTGAGGAGCACCTGCCACTGTCGGGCCGCATCCAGATGAAGGTGATCTCGCATATCCCTGCCCTGCGCGATATCGGCAGGATCATGCGGTTTTTCTTCTAG
- a CDS encoding LLM class flavin-dependent oxidoreductase has translation MRFSIWGQTNQSWTDLLDIAQYADGGSWRAFYAADHFMSHADTAEQRTDFHEATAIFAALAAATSRIRLAPLVLSMTFRHPAVLANWAATVDHVSQGRFTLGLGAGWQENEHQRYGLELGKPGPRVDRFSEGLQVITGLLNEQATTVNGEYYQLAEGICEPKPLQRPLPILIGATQPRMLGLTARYAQEWNQWSAPGGFREVSDRLDAAAEKIGRDPATIWRSTQARIIVTDGPQAEARAAETAATSPIPVLYGTADRIAEQMAPWAQDGADEVILPDHLLGTGPARRDAYDALAQALTPLAD, from the coding sequence ATGCGCTTCTCGATATGGGGACAAACCAACCAATCCTGGACAGATCTGCTGGATATCGCCCAGTACGCCGACGGCGGATCGTGGCGTGCCTTCTACGCCGCAGACCACTTCATGTCACACGCGGACACCGCCGAACAGCGCACCGACTTCCACGAAGCCACCGCGATCTTTGCGGCGCTCGCCGCAGCCACCTCACGGATCCGGCTCGCGCCCCTGGTGCTGTCGATGACCTTCCGGCATCCGGCAGTGCTTGCCAACTGGGCGGCCACCGTCGATCACGTAAGCCAGGGGCGCTTCACGCTCGGGCTGGGCGCCGGCTGGCAGGAGAACGAACACCAGCGCTACGGGCTCGAACTCGGCAAGCCCGGACCGCGCGTCGACCGGTTTTCCGAAGGGCTGCAGGTGATTACCGGGCTGCTCAACGAACAAGCCACCACGGTGAACGGCGAGTACTACCAGCTGGCCGAGGGCATCTGCGAACCCAAGCCGTTGCAGCGACCGCTGCCCATCCTCATCGGCGCCACTCAGCCACGCATGCTCGGCCTGACCGCCCGGTACGCCCAGGAATGGAACCAGTGGTCCGCGCCCGGCGGGTTCCGCGAAGTCTCGGACCGTCTGGACGCCGCCGCCGAAAAGATCGGCCGCGATCCCGCGACGATCTGGCGTTCCACCCAGGCGCGCATTATCGTCACCGACGGCCCGCAGGCCGAGGCACGAGCTGCGGAAACCGCTGCGACATCACCGATTCCGGTGCTGTACGGCACCGCAGACCGCATCGCGGAGCAGATGGCACCGTGGGCACAAGACGGCGCCGACGAGGTGATCCTGCCGGATCACCTGCTAGGCACCGGGCCAGCTCGCCGGGACGCCTATGACGCCCTGGCGCAGGCCCTTACACCGCTCGCGGACTGA
- a CDS encoding DUF779 domain-containing protein, with protein MINRVELTPAAAELLASLVARHGPVMFHQSGGCCDGSAPMCYLRGEFRVGASDVLLGEVSGGTPFWMSADQFEYWSHTHLTVDVVPGRGSGFSLEAPEGVRFLIRSRLFTDDEVLALANQPVRTGADG; from the coding sequence CTGATCAATCGCGTCGAGCTCACCCCGGCGGCGGCCGAGCTGTTGGCTTCGCTGGTGGCTCGACATGGGCCTGTGATGTTCCACCAGTCCGGCGGCTGCTGTGACGGGAGCGCGCCGATGTGCTACCTGCGCGGGGAATTTCGCGTGGGTGCGTCGGATGTGTTGCTCGGCGAGGTTAGCGGGGGAACACCGTTCTGGATGAGCGCCGACCAGTTCGAGTACTGGTCACATACACATTTGACGGTGGACGTGGTGCCTGGGCGAGGGTCTGGATTTTCGCTGGAGGCGCCGGAGGGGGTGCGTTTCCTTATCCGGTCGAGGTTGTTCACCGATGACGAGGTGCTCGCGTTGGCGAATCAGCCGGTCAGGACCGGCGCCGACGGTTGA